From a region of the Thermosipho melanesiensis BI429 genome:
- a CDS encoding methylated-DNA--[protein]-cysteine S-methyltransferase — MTYGEVAKVLNLNPRIIGFAMKANLLPIYIPCHRVVGKNDIGGFSGGIKWKKFLLELEKKYIR, encoded by the coding sequence ATGACTTATGGTGAAGTTGCAAAGGTCTTAAATTTAAATCCAAGAATCATTGGATTTGCAATGAAAGCAAACCTTTTACCAATTTACATACCGTGTCACAGAGTAGTAGGAAAAAACGATATTGGGGGATTCTCGGGAGGTATAAAATGGAAAAAATTTCTCCTAGAACTAGAAAAAAAATATATTCGATAA
- a CDS encoding respiratory chain complex I subunit 1 family protein, producing the protein MTVLKIIAVLMTGFFVGLTLEGVARKVMARIQRRYGPPWYQNFIDVFKVLSKRGISHGWIFDFGILMALGGVIATLSFVPLGNLVAFPGLDNIFIIVYLFAVGALGMAMGMVGSGNPNASIGVARALTQMLGYEIPYMLSLSAVMFYYKTASVSKLMISQQDTWTLVKMPIGGIVAFISLLGMLGKKPFDTPIAPAEIASGPMVELSAKYMGLLMLMHTFSVFVEVSLFVDVFLGVSNYWTFLIKFTVVWVFATMISSVLPRFRIEQVVKFYWKVPLGLAFLQVLFVLLGWVF; encoded by the coding sequence ATGACTGTGCTTAAAATAATAGCAGTATTAATGACAGGTTTTTTTGTTGGTCTAACTTTAGAAGGTGTTGCAAGAAAAGTGATGGCGAGAATTCAAAGAAGATATGGACCGCCTTGGTATCAAAATTTCATAGATGTGTTTAAGGTGTTATCAAAAAGGGGTATTTCTCATGGTTGGATTTTTGACTTTGGAATTTTAATGGCATTGGGGGGCGTTATTGCAACTTTATCATTTGTTCCCCTTGGGAATTTGGTGGCATTTCCTGGGTTGGATAACATATTTATTATTGTTTATTTATTTGCAGTTGGTGCACTAGGTATGGCAATGGGAATGGTAGGATCCGGAAATCCTAATGCAAGTATTGGAGTTGCAAGGGCCTTAACACAAATGTTGGGGTATGAGATACCATACATGCTTTCACTTTCTGCTGTAATGTTTTATTACAAAACGGCCTCTGTATCGAAACTTATGATATCTCAGCAAGATACATGGACACTGGTTAAAATGCCAATAGGGGGTATAGTTGCGTTTATATCTCTATTAGGAATGTTAGGGAAAAAACCATTCGATACGCCAATTGCTCCAGCAGAGATTGCTTCTGGACCTATGGTAGAGTTATCTGCAAAATATATGGGACTTTTAATGTTGATGCATACATTTTCAGTTTTTGTTGAAGTTAGTTTGTTCGTAGATGTTTTTTTGGGTGTAAGTAATTATTGGACGTTTTTAATAAAGTTTACAGTTGTTTGGGTGTTTGCAACTATGATTTCTTCAGTTTTGCCGCGATTTAGAATAGAACAAGTTGTCAAGTTTTACTGGAAAGTTCCATTGGGATTGGCATTTTTGCAAGTATTATTTGTACTACTTGGATGGGTATTTTAG
- a CDS encoding beta-N-acetylhexosaminidase translates to MSYNYFVFYKLYQKLNPESLTFSNFFKMLYNENEVIDMILIPRPKKFEIKDDVFEFKSGEYIFLSTKNLFKSAEKVKRVLKDFGVELFISYYKGSKTSIYVEVERGKIKEKSGYKLIVSSDGVKVYGNNNLGVHYGLMTLVQIIRNYGNTIPFMEIHDWPDIENRGVLIDISRDKVPKLETLYYIVDLLSELKYNQFQLYTEHTFAYREHEKVWRDYSPFTSEDIIKLDKYCKERFIELVPNQASFGHMEKWLSHNEYSYLAETFEFNTSCGEHYSHPFTLSPAVSDSIEFLDSLYRELLPHFSSKHFNVNADETFDLCQGKSKPLCEKHGKGKVYLSFVLKIYNLVKKYGKKMMVWADILKNYPELFNDLPKDVVYLIWGYEKDHNFDAECELFRGFEFYVCPGTSSWNSFLGRLENALLNIKNATESGLKYGAKGILVTDWGDNGHWQHLPISFPGFFYTSAVSWGFDKNQDIDLKEALSLYFGEQVSEILLEVGNAYKLLEFEVPNSSIFALVFIKPEFINKKFISKLKIEALVKTKDYLEERLSKINILNDNLIKYELKNAIEFSILAIEILLSARKSKLDSLEGISPVAREEFSIRLEKLINEFEKIWLKRNKMGGLSYSIEKLRKIQNIFKELKK, encoded by the coding sequence ATGAGTTATAATTATTTTGTTTTTTATAAATTATATCAAAAATTAAACCCAGAATCGTTAACTTTTTCAAATTTCTTTAAAATGTTATATAATGAAAATGAGGTGATAGATATGATATTAATTCCTAGGCCAAAAAAGTTTGAAATAAAAGATGATGTTTTTGAATTCAAATCTGGAGAGTATATTTTTTTATCAACAAAGAACTTATTTAAAAGTGCAGAGAAGGTAAAAAGGGTGTTAAAAGATTTTGGCGTTGAACTTTTTATTTCATACTATAAAGGAAGTAAAACTTCTATATATGTTGAGGTAGAAAGGGGAAAAATAAAGGAAAAATCAGGGTATAAATTAATAGTTTCTTCAGATGGCGTAAAGGTATATGGTAATAATAATCTTGGAGTTCATTATGGACTTATGACTCTTGTTCAGATAATAAGGAACTATGGTAATACAATTCCTTTTATGGAAATACATGATTGGCCGGATATAGAAAATAGAGGAGTATTGATTGATATAAGCAGAGATAAGGTGCCTAAATTAGAAACATTATATTATATTGTTGATCTTTTGTCGGAATTAAAATATAATCAATTCCAGCTATATACCGAGCATACATTTGCATATCGTGAACATGAGAAAGTTTGGAGAGATTATTCACCATTTACTAGTGAAGATATTATTAAACTTGATAAATATTGTAAGGAAAGATTCATTGAACTTGTTCCTAATCAAGCTTCATTTGGTCATATGGAAAAATGGTTAAGCCATAATGAATATAGTTATTTAGCTGAAACGTTTGAATTTAATACTTCATGTGGGGAACATTATAGTCATCCTTTTACATTGTCACCTGCCGTTAGTGATTCAATTGAGTTTTTAGATTCTTTGTATAGGGAATTACTTCCGCATTTTTCGAGTAAACATTTTAATGTGAATGCAGATGAAACGTTTGATTTATGTCAAGGTAAATCAAAACCATTATGTGAGAAACACGGTAAAGGAAAGGTTTATCTGAGTTTTGTTTTAAAGATATATAATTTGGTAAAAAAATATGGAAAAAAAATGATGGTGTGGGCGGATATATTAAAAAATTATCCAGAATTATTTAATGATTTACCTAAAGATGTTGTGTATTTAATTTGGGGATATGAAAAAGATCATAATTTTGATGCTGAGTGTGAGTTATTTAGAGGATTTGAATTTTATGTATGTCCAGGTACTTCGAGTTGGAATTCTTTTTTAGGAAGACTGGAAAATGCGCTTTTAAACATAAAAAATGCAACAGAAAGTGGATTGAAATATGGTGCTAAAGGAATTTTAGTTACGGATTGGGGGGATAATGGTCATTGGCAACATTTACCTATTTCTTTTCCCGGATTTTTTTATACTTCAGCTGTTTCATGGGGTTTTGATAAGAATCAAGATATAGATCTAAAAGAAGCTTTGTCTTTATATTTTGGAGAACAAGTTTCTGAAATATTATTGGAAGTTGGTAATGCTTATAAATTACTTGAGTTTGAAGTTCCAAATTCTTCTATTTTTGCATTGGTTTTCATAAAGCCTGAATTTATAAATAAAAAGTTTATTTCTAAGTTAAAGATAGAAGCTCTTGTAAAGACTAAAGATTATTTAGAAGAAAGATTATCAAAGATAAATATCTTGAATGATAATTTAATAAAATATGAATTAAAAAATGCCATTGAATTTTCTATCTTAGCAATTGAAATACTTTTATCAGCAAGAAAATCAAAATTAGATAGCTTAGAAGGTATTTCGCCGGTTGCAAGGGAAGAATTTTCAATAAGATTAGAAAAATTGATTAATGAATTTGAAAAAATTTGGCTTAAGAGAAACAAAATGGGAGGTTTAAGCTATAGCATAGAAAAGTTAAGAAAGATCCAAAATATTTTTAAGGAGTTAAAAAAATGA
- a CDS encoding NADH-quinone oxidoreductase subunit D, whose translation MGEVKLFFGPNHPGMHGNFSVHMYVEGDTVVKARPLPGFLHRGFEKLMERRLWYQNLALIPRICVPEPDINELCYALAVEKIAKIDVPERAQWIRMIVLELARIANHLWSFSGIGGPIGLYTGSFWGTADRDRILDIFENLTGARVYHMYIVPGGVRKDLTPKIEKMILETLDYIESRLPDYEKLILKNRIVHTRLKGIAKLDRETALEMGVTGVGLRATGVPYDIRKVDPYLFYDKVDFEVPFSTDGDAFARVYLKFREIFQSIKIVKQALEKMPVGKVNTPISEGSALRFRVPKGQAYVHIESTRGEYGYYMVSDGGEKPYRVVVRGASYPQTFIGVEKYLPGTRIEDVPIWLSTMDVCAPEVDR comes from the coding sequence ATGGGTGAAGTAAAACTCTTTTTTGGACCTAACCATCCTGGAATGCACGGAAATTTTAGTGTCCATATGTATGTGGAAGGAGATACAGTAGTTAAAGCAAGACCTTTACCAGGCTTTCTTCATAGGGGATTTGAAAAATTAATGGAAAGAAGACTTTGGTATCAAAATTTAGCCTTAATTCCGAGAATTTGTGTTCCAGAACCTGACATAAACGAGTTATGTTATGCACTAGCAGTAGAAAAAATTGCAAAAATAGATGTGCCAGAAAGGGCTCAATGGATTAGAATGATTGTTCTTGAGCTTGCAAGGATAGCAAATCATCTATGGAGTTTTTCAGGTATAGGTGGTCCCATAGGACTTTATACAGGTTCTTTTTGGGGAACAGCAGATAGAGATAGGATATTGGATATATTTGAAAATTTAACTGGTGCAAGAGTATACCATATGTATATAGTTCCAGGAGGAGTGAGAAAGGACTTAACACCAAAAATTGAGAAAATGATTTTAGAGACGTTAGACTACATTGAATCACGTTTGCCTGATTATGAAAAGTTAATATTAAAAAATAGGATAGTACATACAAGATTGAAAGGTATAGCAAAACTTGACAGAGAAACGGCTTTAGAAATGGGAGTGACAGGTGTCGGGTTGAGAGCCACAGGTGTTCCATATGATATTAGAAAGGTTGATCCATATTTGTTTTATGATAAAGTCGACTTTGAAGTTCCCTTTTCAACAGATGGTGATGCGTTTGCGAGAGTGTATTTGAAATTTAGGGAAATTTTCCAAAGTATAAAGATAGTGAAACAAGCACTTGAAAAAATGCCGGTGGGTAAGGTGAATACGCCAATAAGTGAAGGTAGCGCTTTAAGATTTAGGGTACCAAAGGGTCAAGCATATGTTCATATAGAATCTACAAGAGGGGAATACGGATATTATATGGTATCAGATGGTGGTGAAAAACCATACAGAGTAGTAGTTAGAGGTGCATCTTATCCACAAACATTTATTGGAGTAGAAAAATATTTACCTGGTACCCGTATTGAAGATGTACCAATCTGGCTTTCCACAATGGATGTTTGTGCTCCCGAGGTAGATAGATAA
- a CDS encoding proton-conducting transporter membrane subunit, translating to MISLVNLILLFLFGSLISYILTKVNKVIGAIFNFLLTGYALFVVWNVEVGTTEKLFSIFEGLESVLKVTFLGKFFALISLIVISFVAFFVLEWIKKKNLNAAAFNLFYMLMIAGVLGVFFSNDLLTLYVFWEIAVLGSFLIVPMGKEDSKKAAIIYVVISGIGSYLYLFATFSLYFRYGVLDFKGVSQHLLNEPSNIYKWFVVLFIASAGIAKSGLFPLHTWLRITHGNAPDAFSAVLSGQLVKMGSYVLAISLAVFPTTQLFNAFYMGVPLINYILIWLGNISIIIGTFMAIRQNDMKQLIAFSSIANGGYILVGLGVMNSTGFAGGLFHVFNHAIAAAMIFLSFAAVVYRTGTTKIDEMGGLIWRMPWTFVIYLVGIISLAGIPPTSGFISKWMIFNALLTKGMFLTLTITFIGSIGSFLYVFRPLAGVFLGQLKKKHYEIEEVSIIMLIPMLLLVFLTLIIGIYPKPLLDMISSVEQELGIKAIEYSGTIIKTSLGQWNTLTVFNMFVVGFIIAVILYLIFPNGKKVKLTDQYTGGEYLYNYDLYHYATGFYKFLERLYDKHPSFEKLYEMLANFFRSMGGIVVSLVYKPGPSGYVFWFSIVILILFWVRW from the coding sequence ATGATTTCTTTGGTTAATTTGATATTACTTTTTTTGTTTGGATCTTTAATTTCATATATTCTCACAAAAGTCAACAAAGTAATAGGTGCAATTTTCAATTTTCTTTTAACAGGATATGCCCTTTTTGTTGTGTGGAATGTTGAAGTTGGTACTACTGAGAAGTTGTTTAGTATTTTTGAAGGTTTAGAAAGTGTATTGAAAGTTACCTTTTTGGGGAAATTTTTTGCTTTAATTAGTTTGATAGTTATTTCATTTGTTGCGTTTTTTGTACTTGAATGGATAAAAAAGAAAAATTTGAATGCTGCAGCTTTTAATCTTTTTTATATGTTAATGATTGCGGGAGTATTAGGTGTATTCTTTTCAAATGACTTACTTACACTTTATGTTTTTTGGGAAATTGCCGTTTTAGGTTCGTTTTTGATTGTTCCTATGGGAAAGGAAGATTCTAAAAAAGCTGCGATTATATATGTTGTTATTAGCGGAATAGGAAGTTATCTATATCTTTTTGCAACATTTTCATTATATTTTAGGTACGGAGTACTTGATTTTAAAGGAGTTTCTCAACATTTATTGAATGAGCCTTCAAATATTTATAAATGGTTTGTGGTGTTGTTTATTGCTAGTGCAGGTATTGCAAAAAGTGGTTTGTTCCCGCTTCATACATGGCTTAGGATAACACATGGAAATGCTCCTGATGCATTTAGTGCGGTACTTTCAGGTCAACTTGTAAAAATGGGTTCTTATGTTTTGGCAATTTCTCTTGCTGTGTTTCCAACAACACAGTTATTTAATGCATTTTATATGGGAGTACCTTTGATAAATTACATTTTAATATGGCTTGGTAATATTTCAATAATTATAGGTACCTTTATGGCAATTAGACAAAATGATATGAAACAATTGATAGCTTTTTCTTCAATTGCAAATGGAGGTTATATACTTGTTGGTTTAGGTGTTATGAATTCTACGGGCTTTGCTGGTGGTTTATTCCATGTATTTAATCATGCAATTGCTGCTGCTATGATATTTTTGTCTTTTGCTGCGGTTGTTTATAGGACAGGTACTACAAAAATAGATGAGATGGGTGGGTTAATTTGGAGGATGCCATGGACCTTTGTGATTTATCTTGTAGGTATAATTTCCCTCGCAGGTATTCCACCAACAAGTGGTTTTATTTCAAAATGGATGATTTTTAATGCCCTTCTTACCAAAGGTATGTTTCTAACTTTGACAATAACATTTATTGGGAGTATTGGTTCATTTTTATATGTTTTTAGACCATTGGCAGGGGTATTTTTGGGGCAGTTAAAAAAGAAACATTATGAGATTGAAGAAGTATCGATTATAATGTTGATACCAATGTTACTTTTAGTTTTTCTTACGTTGATTATAGGAATTTATCCTAAACCATTATTAGACATGATTTCATCTGTTGAGCAAGAACTTGGAATAAAGGCCATAGAATATAGTGGAACAATTATAAAAACTAGTTTAGGGCAGTGGAATACTTTAACAGTATTTAATATGTTTGTTGTTGGTTTCATTATTGCTGTAATTCTTTATTTAATTTTCCCAAATGGAAAGAAGGTTAAATTAACAGATCAGTATACTGGAGGGGAATATTTGTATAATTACGATCTTTATCACTATGCAACGGGATTTTATAAATTTCTAGAGAGACTTTATGACAAACATCCCTCGTTTGAAAAATTATATGAAATGTTAGCTAACTTTTTTAGAAGTATGGGTGGAATTGTTGTAAGCCTCGTATATAAACCAGGTCCAAGTGGTTATGTATTTTGGTTTTCTATTGTAATCCTCATATTATTTTGGGTGAGGTGGTAA
- a CDS encoding NADH-quinone oxidoreductase subunit C encodes MTSFMSDVIKKIEKIFNDIEIVEIDSREIKINVKPESIVSILSMLKGEGYSHLSLLTAVDWIEENKFELVYILFSWKDGSKIIVSTKIERGNSQFVTVKHLWSIARYYEREIHEFFGINFEGNDDMKPLFLENWDDIPPLRKDFDPMEYSRKKFPDREYKKDVIHEAKIIRGDLNG; translated from the coding sequence ATGACGAGTTTCATGAGTGATGTAATAAAGAAAATAGAAAAAATTTTCAATGATATTGAGATAGTAGAAATAGATAGTAGAGAAATAAAAATAAACGTTAAACCCGAGAGTATCGTTTCAATCCTTTCTATGTTGAAAGGAGAGGGATATTCACATTTGTCGTTATTAACAGCGGTTGATTGGATTGAAGAGAATAAATTTGAATTGGTATATATTCTATTCTCTTGGAAAGATGGCAGTAAAATAATTGTTTCAACAAAAATTGAAAGGGGAAATTCTCAGTTTGTTACAGTAAAACATCTTTGGAGTATAGCTAGATATTATGAGAGAGAAATCCATGAATTTTTTGGCATAAATTTTGAAGGAAATGATGATATGAAGCCTTTGTTTCTCGAAAACTGGGATGATATACCACCTCTTAGGAAAGATTTTGATCCAATGGAATATTCTAGGAAAAAATTTCCAGATAGGGAATATAAGAAAGATGTTATTCATGAAGCAAAAATAATAAGAGGTGATTTAAATGGGTGA
- a CDS encoding nucleotidyltransferase family protein codes for MEKISPRTRKKIYSIILAAGEGKRYKGIKFLHNIKGKNMLQVVLDLVLSLNFTQNIMVVNDNWENIKNNFKIPENVIIIKNKNYKEGISSSLKAAIKYILSLNVIPDYVAVFLADMPFILKKDVLKILEYTDNKNKIIAPFFFEKKGFPTLIHKELFEEILKLHGDKGVSQLIKKHPELLKKIPSTTKRIIKDIDYKKNLA; via the coding sequence ATGGAAAAAATTTCTCCTAGAACTAGAAAAAAAATATATTCGATAATTTTGGCCGCTGGCGAAGGAAAAAGGTATAAAGGCATAAAATTCCTTCATAATATAAAAGGAAAAAATATGTTACAAGTAGTTTTGGATCTGGTTTTATCTCTAAATTTTACACAAAACATAATGGTAGTCAATGATAATTGGGAAAATATTAAAAACAACTTCAAAATACCTGAAAATGTAATAATAATCAAAAATAAAAACTATAAAGAGGGGATTTCATCATCATTAAAAGCAGCAATAAAATATATTCTCAGTTTAAATGTAATTCCTGATTATGTGGCAGTTTTTCTTGCAGACATGCCTTTTATTTTAAAAAAAGACGTTTTAAAAATCTTAGAATACACAGATAATAAAAACAAAATAATTGCTCCATTTTTTTTTGAAAAAAAAGGATTTCCCACTTTAATACACAAAGAGTTATTTGAGGAAATTTTAAAATTGCATGGAGATAAAGGTGTCAGTCAATTAATAAAAAAGCATCCTGAACTGCTGAAAAAAATACCATCTACTACTAAAAGAATTATCAAAGATATTGATTACAAAAAAAACCTGGCTTAA
- a CDS encoding NuoB/complex I 20 kDa subunit family protein, with protein MSINERNLWEKIADKLRSKSLWMLHYCTGCGAVELPPTMTSRFDMERFGMGPMATPRQADILFITGYLSAKTLRRVIYTYEQMAEPKYVIGFGSCTLNGGIYYDSYATINKLDYYIPVDLYIAGCMPRPEALLEAFNKLMRMIRSGEANGWKKYRENYEWYKQNQIRSLGEVFIHDEFHE; from the coding sequence ATGTCAATAAACGAGAGAAATTTATGGGAAAAGATAGCAGATAAATTGAGAAGTAAGTCTCTATGGATGTTGCATTATTGTACAGGGTGTGGAGCAGTGGAATTACCACCAACAATGACATCAAGGTTTGATATGGAGCGTTTTGGAATGGGGCCTATGGCTACTCCAAGGCAAGCTGATATTTTGTTTATTACAGGTTATTTAAGTGCAAAAACTCTTAGGAGAGTTATTTATACATATGAGCAGATGGCTGAGCCAAAATATGTGATTGGTTTTGGTTCTTGTACTTTAAATGGAGGAATTTATTATGATTCTTATGCTACTATAAACAAATTAGACTATTACATTCCCGTTGATTTATACATTGCAGGTTGTATGCCAAGACCTGAGGCATTATTGGAGGCATTTAACAAATTGATGAGAATGATTAGGAGTGGAGAGGCAAATGGATGGAAAAAATACAGAGAAAATTATGAATGGTACAAACAAAATCAAATAAGATCTCTCGGGGAGGTGTTTATCCATGACGAGTTTCATGAGTGA
- a CDS encoding FAD-dependent oxidoreductase: MKNNTISKKEFFSPISAWKFLLKKPVTIKVPYVKREAAERYRGFHINDWNECIGCGTCSKICPTDAIKMVEIEDLPQQYGEKPQRPVIDYGRCSFCAMCVDICTTGSLKMTREYVHISPNPEDFIFAPTEGGIHGVKDVPVGWTRDDDSDLLELERVEMGMIEGEERSKSFIEYVKGYSKEQAMHEASRCVECGICTDRCPQHMQIPEYIKAIWKDDLKDALRWLLKGDESNNMVGANPFSAVCGRVCTHKCEEACSLGNRGEAIAIRWLKRYIVDNVPDYEKVLEVNTVKKDKKVAIVGSGPAGLSAAYFLATLGYEVEVFESLSKPGGVMRYGIPSYRLPDEALDKDIAFIQALGVKIHVGVSVGKDISLEKLREKYDAVFVSTGFTLGRSTKVPGTEHEDVIQALPLLREIRDYLRGEGPKPKIPRSLVVIGGGNVAMDVARSMARLQKMEYGKVDVKITSLERTYEEMPADMEEIEEGSEEGVAFYPGWGPMKIVIENDKVKGVELKKCLEVFDENGRFNPRFDESNKMVLDADMVVEAIGQAPDYDYLPEEVKSKIEFVRGRLLTNEYRQTSVEWLFAGGDIVHGPDIIHAVADGYWAARGIDKFLSKGGK; encoded by the coding sequence ATGAAAAATAATACAATTTCAAAAAAGGAATTCTTTTCACCAATAAGTGCTTGGAAATTTCTCTTAAAAAAACCAGTTACTATAAAAGTTCCGTATGTGAAAAGAGAAGCTGCCGAAAGATACAGGGGCTTTCACATAAATGATTGGAATGAATGTATAGGGTGTGGAACATGTTCTAAAATTTGTCCAACTGATGCAATAAAAATGGTTGAAATTGAAGATTTGCCACAACAATATGGAGAAAAACCCCAAAGACCTGTTATTGATTATGGAAGATGCTCATTTTGTGCAATGTGTGTTGATATATGTACAACTGGTTCACTGAAAATGACTAGGGAATATGTACATATTTCGCCAAATCCAGAAGATTTTATCTTTGCCCCTACTGAAGGGGGAATTCACGGGGTAAAAGATGTTCCAGTAGGTTGGACTAGAGATGATGATTCTGATCTTTTAGAACTAGAACGTGTTGAAATGGGAATGATAGAAGGGGAAGAAAGGTCAAAATCGTTTATAGAATATGTAAAGGGATACAGTAAAGAACAGGCAATGCACGAAGCTTCAAGATGTGTTGAGTGCGGAATATGTACTGATAGATGTCCTCAGCATATGCAAATTCCAGAATATATAAAAGCTATTTGGAAAGATGATTTAAAAGATGCATTAAGGTGGCTTTTAAAGGGTGATGAAAGTAATAATATGGTTGGTGCCAACCCATTTTCAGCGGTATGTGGAAGGGTTTGTACTCATAAATGTGAGGAAGCGTGTTCACTAGGAAATCGTGGAGAGGCAATAGCTATTAGATGGTTGAAAAGATATATTGTGGACAATGTACCTGATTATGAAAAAGTTCTTGAGGTAAATACTGTGAAAAAAGATAAAAAAGTTGCCATTGTTGGTTCAGGGCCTGCAGGTCTTTCTGCGGCGTACTTTTTGGCAACCCTGGGATATGAAGTTGAAGTGTTTGAGTCATTATCGAAACCCGGTGGGGTTATGAGGTATGGAATACCGTCCTATAGGTTGCCAGATGAGGCTTTAGATAAAGATATTGCATTTATTCAAGCATTAGGTGTAAAAATCCATGTAGGTGTTTCTGTGGGTAAAGATATTTCTCTTGAAAAATTGAGGGAAAAATACGATGCCGTATTTGTTTCCACAGGATTTACCCTTGGACGTTCTACAAAAGTTCCTGGAACAGAACATGAAGATGTGATTCAAGCTCTTCCACTTTTGAGAGAAATAAGAGATTATCTAAGAGGAGAAGGACCAAAGCCGAAGATACCAAGAAGTTTGGTAGTTATTGGTGGAGGTAACGTTGCAATGGATGTGGCACGTTCAATGGCAAGACTTCAAAAGATGGAATATGGCAAAGTCGATGTGAAGATAACATCTCTTGAAAGAACATATGAAGAAATGCCAGCAGATATGGAAGAAATAGAAGAGGGGTCAGAAGAAGGAGTGGCATTTTATCCTGGATGGGGGCCGATGAAAATAGTAATTGAAAATGATAAGGTTAAAGGTGTAGAGTTGAAGAAATGTTTGGAAGTGTTTGATGAAAATGGAAGATTTAATCCAAGGTTCGATGAAAGCAATAAAATGGTTTTAGATGCGGATATGGTAGTAGAGGCAATTGGGCAAGCCCCAGATTATGATTATTTACCTGAAGAAGTTAAATCTAAGATTGAATTTGTAAGAGGAAGGTTGCTAACAAACGAATATAGACAAACGTCTGTTGAATGGTTATTTGCAGGTGGAGATATTGTGCATGGGCCAGATATAATTCATGCAGTAGCTGATGGATACTGGGCCGCAAGAGGTATTGATAAGTTTTTAAGTAAAGGGGGGAAATAG
- a CDS encoding ferritin-like domain-containing protein — protein MSIEDILKVAENFEIEGFRFYGEKKEEIRSKLAKEVLDFLQEMEKEHTEYIRNLRKAMENNEKIPVADVDRTKNFFEERLKGQAIEETPSEDDLKDLSILRMALLIEKDFVNYYDKASKKAEEIGNLELKEILENLRSWEESHVKLVEELIQRIYDKNRLDLGFYPF, from the coding sequence ATGTCTATAGAAGATATTTTAAAGGTTGCGGAAAATTTTGAAATAGAGGGATTCAGATTTTATGGAGAAAAAAAAGAAGAAATAAGAAGTAAGTTGGCAAAAGAGGTGCTTGATTTTTTGCAAGAAATGGAAAAGGAGCATACAGAATATATAAGGAATTTAAGAAAGGCTATGGAGAATAATGAAAAAATACCGGTTGCAGATGTTGATAGAACAAAGAATTTTTTCGAGGAAAGATTAAAAGGCCAAGCAATTGAAGAGACACCTTCAGAAGATGATTTGAAAGATTTATCCATTTTACGAATGGCACTTTTGATTGAAAAAGATTTTGTAAATTATTATGATAAAGCATCAAAAAAAGCAGAAGAAATAGGAAATTTAGAGTTAAAAGAAATACTTGAAAATTTAAGATCCTGGGAAGAGTCTCATGTAAAACTTGTTGAAGAATTAATTCAAAGAATTTATGATAAAAATAGGTTAGATTTGGGATTTTATCCCTTTTAA